The Candidatus Binataceae bacterium genomic sequence CGCGTCCGGCACCGGGCGATCGCGATACGCTACCCAGTAGATGTGCGAGCGGAAGAGTCGACCCTGACGATCGTAGGTGTCAATGTACGGGTTGAACCAGACTTCCGAGTCCTCGTACAGAATGGTGCGGGAATCGATCGCGTTGATCTTACCCGGACGAGGTACTGCCTCGACCACGTACATGTGGCGCATCTCCCAAGCTTCCGGACACGCGCTCGCACCACCATCCGTTGCACAGCGGACTTCGGGCGAATGCTCCGCGTGAACCGTCGCGAGCATGTTCTTCTCACCGAGCATTCTGTAGTTGTACTCTTCTGTCTTCGCGTTGAATCCCGAATAGTGATCCGGATCCCACGAAAACGCGGCGGTCCCCGCGGTGAACGCCGAGCTCAGGCTTGATTCGTCGAGACGACGAACGCGACGGCTGCCGGAGGCTATGCCCCAGGTGTCATCGCCTCGGTTTGCGCCCGCATACCGCCAGCGGATGAACCCGACTCCGCGAATTTCCATCGGAGCGAGCACCGGATACAAGCCGAAGATCCAGAGGCGGTTGGTCATCTTGAAATCCGGATCGATCGGCATAGGCTCGACCTCGGTGCGGCCCACCAGGTCGTAGCCCATGTAGTGACCGATCTGGAAATATTCGATTTGTCCCTTCTGCGGGCCTTCGGCCTGATACTCGGTGTCAGCGTCGTAAAAGCGCAAGTCGTAGTCGTCGGAGTAAAACGGCTTGTAGACCAGGTTCCATACGATCTTCGTTCCGGCGTAGGGGTCATTCGGATCGATCAACGGGAAAGGTTGTCCCGCAACGTAACCCACCAGGCTGCGATGATCGTCGGTCAGCCGTACCTGACCTGAGTACTTTTCCGTTGCATCCTTATACGGCGGGGGCCAGTCGATACGCTCGGTCGGGACTATCTTCATAGTCATCCCGCGCTCGACCTTGTAGTAAACGCCAGGCGATAGCAGATCCTGGACCTTTGTTGCATTAGCCTTGGTGATGAAGTCCCCCGGCTTCACCTCTGCCGAACTCCTTAGGCTCGTGGCGAGAACCATTAGCATCGCAACGCTTACGATGGATGCGATTTTAGACCACTCCAAAAATCTGGGTGTGCGCATACGCGGCCTCCTGTCGAGCTTTTGGTGGCTGGGCTTGCCTCAGCCTTCCCCGAAATGGGACATTTAGTCCGCTCCGACCGAAAGATCAAACGCTAATATTGACCGCGTGGTTTCCTAATGAATGTATGAATTCAACTCAGTACTGAACGTGTCGTTTTCTTATCGATGGGGAAGTCTAACTTAAGCTCTCCGCATTGGGGGCCCGTGACCTAAAGGTGCGGCATCAAAATGAGGGACAAAAAAGCAGGCACGACCCGCAAGGCCGTGCCTGCTGTGGTTCGTACGCGGATTTTGACAATGTGGCCTGAGAGCCCCACATTGATAATCAGAACAGGTCCACCCTCCCCGAGGTTTGATAGTCCCTTCCTTTGGATCGTAACCGCCCGCCTTTCACTCCATGAGCGTCATTGAGATGCGCGTCTGCC encodes the following:
- a CDS encoding DUF1329 domain-containing protein, which produces MRTPRFLEWSKIASIVSVAMLMVLATSLRSSAEVKPGDFITKANATKVQDLLSPGVYYKVERGMTMKIVPTERIDWPPPYKDATEKYSGQVRLTDDHRSLVGYVAGQPFPLIDPNDPYAGTKIVWNLVYKPFYSDDYDLRFYDADTEYQAEGPQKGQIEYFQIGHYMGYDLVGRTEVEPMPIDPDFKMTNRLWIFGLYPVLAPMEIRGVGFIRWRYAGANRGDDTWGIASGSRRVRRLDESSLSSAFTAGTAAFSWDPDHYSGFNAKTEEYNYRMLGEKNMLATVHAEHSPEVRCATDGGASACPEAWEMRHMYVVEAVPRPGKINAIDSRTILYEDSEVWFNPYIDTYDRQGRLFRSHIYWVAYRDRPVPDAKVAIYPFKRLFVVAAVSTDVQSGQATMAWLPGLETPERECWYINMGAVDKSFFTTDALVRAAIR